CGCATGGCTTCGGCGGCTTGCATCAGGAGTTTGCGGCCATGTTTGTCGGGGGTGGCGAATTTTTCCAATGCATCGCCGTCCAATTCGGCGTTGGTTCTTGCTCCGGTTTCTTCGCAGCGCGCGGTCTGGATCGCGCGGGCTTGGGCTACTCTGGCGGCGACCTGCTTGCTGCCCTCTGCGGGTGGCGGCAGGGCCAAGTCCATCGCGCTGACGGGATCGACGTCGACATGTAGATCAATCCGATCGAGCATCGGCCCGCTGACTTTGCTTTGGTAGTCGGCAGCGCATTTGGGCGCGCGGCTGCAAGCCAGTGCCGGATCGCCCAGATGTCCGCAGCGGCACGGGTTCATCGCCGCGATCAGCTGGACCCGGGCGGGGAAGCTGACATGCGCATTCGCCCGTGCGACATCGACTTTGCCCGTCTCCAGCGGTTGCCTGAGCGAGTCGAGTACGGCGCGTTGGAACTCTGGGAGTTCATCAAGAAACAGTACGCCTAAATGCGCGAGACTGACTTCTCCCGGCTTCACTTTCAGCCCGCCACCGGTCAGCGCGGCCATGCTGGCGGAATGATGCGGCGCGCGGAATGGACGCGCGCGGCTGATCCGCCCGCATTCGAGCGTTCCCGAAATTGACTGAACCATCGACACTTCCAGCGCTTCCGAGGGCGTAAGCTCTGGCAGAATTCCCGGCAGGCACGAGGCAAGCAGGCTTTTCCCAGCGCCAGGCGGACCGTTCATCAGCAGATTGTGCCCGCCTGCCGCGGCGATTTCCAAAGCGCGTTTGGCGGTTTCCTGCCCTTTGACCATTTTCAGATCAGGTCCGTGATCAGGCTTTTCTATTTTACCGCGCTCGGGCTCGGAAAGCTGCGATGTGCCTTTCAAATGGTTGAGCAGGCTGACCAGATCGGGCGCGGCGCAGACGGGAATACCGCTGGCCCAGCGTGCCTCTGCGCCTTGCGATGCCGGGCACATCAGGCCCGCTTCCTGCTCGCTTGCATGAAGCGCGGCGAGCAAGACGCCTGGCGATTCGACCACGCGGCCATCGAGCGCCAATTCGCCCACCGCGATCCAGTCTCCCAATTGCTCGGCATCGGTCACGCCCATCACCGCCAGCAGTGCCAGCGCGATCGGCAGATCGTAATGCGACCCCTCTTTGGGCAGATCGGCGGGGGAGAGGTTGATCGTGATCCGCTTGGGCGGCAACGCCAGACCCATGGAGGAGAGCGCAGCGCGCACCCGCTCCTTGCTTTCGGCAACCGCCTTATCCGCCAATCCGACCACGTTGAATTTGGGAAGCCCCGGCGCCAGCGAGCATTGCACCTCCACCGCACGCGCTTCCAGCCCCAGATAAGCGACCGTCCTGACCAATGCGACCACGCGCATTACCCCCTCATTAGACTGGTCCTCACCGCCGCATGGTGTGGCGGGTTAATTGCGCCTTGTCGAGAGTGCGGGGCAGCATTTCCTAGCCATTGCAAGGATTTCGATTTAACCAACCATTGAAGGAGCACGGGCCGGATATGATCAAGAAAGCTGCGATTGCTGTGTGTGTGCTGGGCCTGATCGCGCTCGGCTTTGCAGTGAATGATCTGCGCACGGATCCGAAATTCCGCGGTACTTTGGCCGAGCATGTTGCGGGAATCGAACCGCAGCCGGGCACCGAGGGTATGATCGCGATGATCGCCGAAGTGAATGACCACCGCGACGGGTCGGTAATCGGCGGCTGGTACGGATCGCTGGCACGCCAGCGCGGCATCTGGAATGGTGTCGGCAATGAGGCCGAGGCCCGCAGAATTCTCAAAACAGCCACCCGTTATTTGAGCGCGGGAGATACCGAAGATGCGCTCGAACTGTTCCATATGATCGAGAATGAGGCGGAGACTGCCGCGCTCTCGCCCGAGCTAAAGGCCGAGTTGGAAGAATGGATTGCGCTTTCCTATCTGCGGCTGGGCGAGCAGCAGAACTGTTTCTTCAACCCGCATGCTTCGGCCTGCATTATCCCGTTTGATCCCGAAGTGATCCACAAGCTGCGCGAGGGATCGACCAAGGCGATTGAATATTACGAAGGCAAAATCCTGCCGCGCGATCCGGATAATTTTGGCGCGAAATGGCTGCTTAACATCGCTTACATGACGCTGGGCGAATATCCCGCGGGGGTGCCGGAAGAGCATCTGATCCCGATGCCCGGTCTGGTCGAAGATTATGACGGGCCGACCTTTGCCAATGTCGCCGACTTTGCGGGAGTCGACGATATGAACCTGTCGGGCGCGGCAGTGGTCGATGATTTCGACAATGACGGCCTGCTCGATTTGTTTACGACAGAGTGGCAGAAAGACGGCTTGATCCATTTGTATCTGCGCAACGAAGACGGAACTTTCCGCGAAGCGACCGAGGCGGCGGGATTGGCAGGCCTCTCAGGCGGCCTCAATGCGATCCATGCCGATTTCGATAATGACGGGTTTGCCGATATCTACGTGATGCGCGGTGCGTGGAACGGAATGTTCGGATTGGTACCCAATTCGCTGCTCAAGAATAATGGCGATGGCACGTTCCGCGACGTGACGGTTGAGGCGGGATTGCTTGAGTTTGAACCGACCATCACTTCCGCCTTTGCCGATCTCGACAATGATGGCTGGCTCGATCTGGTAGTGGCCAATGAACGGCAAAGCAGAGCGCGTCCGCATGGCGTGATCCGCATATTTATGAATGACCAAAAAGGTGGTTTCGCGGCTTTGCCCGATGAGCAGAGCTTTGCGCTGGCGTGCAGCCCCAAAGGTGTGACGGTCGGCGATTATGATGCCGACACTGCGCCCGATATTTATGTGTCCTGCCAGAAAGAACGCAATATGTTGATGCGCAATCTGGCGGCAGATAATGGCGGGATGGTCGCGTTCGAGGACAAGGCTGAGGAGGCCGGTGTCGCGCAGCCGCTGTTCAGCTTCTCCACTTGGTTTTTCGACTACGATAATGACGGGCTGCAGGACCTGTTCGTGGCCAATTACGACTATACCGAGCAAACGGGTTCGGCCGAGGCAATGGGCCGCGTCTTTGCTGGAGTTGAAGGCGAATATACGCGCCCGGCTCTCTATCGCAATCTGGGGGGTGGCCGTTTTGAAGATGTCACCGCTCAGGCCGGTCTGGATGCGCCCAGTTATACGATGGGCTCGAACTTTGGCGATTTCGATAATGATGGCTGGCTAGATATGTATTGGGGTACGGGCGCGCCGCCCTATGATGCAGTCTATCCCAACACTGCGTTGCTCAATCAGAGCGGCAAAGGCTTTTTGGATATCACTGCGTCTTCGGGGCTTGGTCATATCCAGAAAGGGCACGGCATTGCCTTTGCTGATTTCGACCAGGACGGAGACGAGGACATCTTTGCGCAAATGGGCGGCGCGCAGTCGGGCGATACATTCCAGAATGCGCTGTTCGAGAACCGGCTTCAGAATCGGGCCGATGCGAACAATTGGATCAAGCTGA
This genomic window from Pontixanthobacter aestiaquae contains:
- a CDS encoding CRTAC1 family protein, with the translated sequence MIKKAAIAVCVLGLIALGFAVNDLRTDPKFRGTLAEHVAGIEPQPGTEGMIAMIAEVNDHRDGSVIGGWYGSLARQRGIWNGVGNEAEARRILKTATRYLSAGDTEDALELFHMIENEAETAALSPELKAELEEWIALSYLRLGEQQNCFFNPHASACIIPFDPEVIHKLREGSTKAIEYYEGKILPRDPDNFGAKWLLNIAYMTLGEYPAGVPEEHLIPMPGLVEDYDGPTFANVADFAGVDDMNLSGAAVVDDFDNDGLLDLFTTEWQKDGLIHLYLRNEDGTFREATEAAGLAGLSGGLNAIHADFDNDGFADIYVMRGAWNGMFGLVPNSLLKNNGDGTFRDVTVEAGLLEFEPTITSAFADLDNDGWLDLVVANERQSRARPHGVIRIFMNDQKGGFAALPDEQSFALACSPKGVTVGDYDADTAPDIYVSCQKERNMLMRNLAADNGGMVAFEDKAEEAGVAQPLFSFSTWFFDYDNDGLQDLFVANYDYTEQTGSAEAMGRVFAGVEGEYTRPALYRNLGGGRFEDVTAQAGLDAPSYTMGSNFGDFDNDGWLDMYWGTGAPPYDAVYPNTALLNQSGKGFLDITASSGLGHIQKGHGIAFADFDQDGDEDIFAQMGGAQSGDTFQNALFENRLQNRADANNWIKLKLEGKRSNRSAIGARIRVDVVMADGSKRSLYRTVNTGSSFGSSPLVRHIGLGKAESVSRVIVEWPTSGITQPLTGFDLNSAYRIVEGRTAFEKVPIDLRRFTRAEKPKMHDHSAM
- a CDS encoding YifB family Mg chelatase-like AAA ATPase, translating into MVALVRTVAYLGLEARAVEVQCSLAPGLPKFNVVGLADKAVAESKERVRAALSSMGLALPPKRITINLSPADLPKEGSHYDLPIALALLAVMGVTDAEQLGDWIAVGELALDGRVVESPGVLLAALHASEQEAGLMCPASQGAEARWASGIPVCAAPDLVSLLNHLKGTSQLSEPERGKIEKPDHGPDLKMVKGQETAKRALEIAAAGGHNLLMNGPPGAGKSLLASCLPGILPELTPSEALEVSMVQSISGTLECGRISRARPFRAPHHSASMAALTGGGLKVKPGEVSLAHLGVLFLDELPEFQRAVLDSLRQPLETGKVDVARANAHVSFPARVQLIAAMNPCRCGHLGDPALACSRAPKCAADYQSKVSGPMLDRIDLHVDVDPVSAMDLALPPPAEGSKQVAARVAQARAIQTARCEETGARTNAELDGDALEKFATPDKHGRKLLMQAAEAMRLSARAYTRMLRVARTVADLAGAENVGRIHVAEALSYRRQAPRA